One Flavobacteriales bacterium DNA segment encodes these proteins:
- a CDS encoding cell division protein ZapA, translated as MSELSVQINIAGRSYPLRIKREEEEGLRKVAKEIQGHLDKLRQTYAVKDNQDLLAMTLLEYANRLESKRMEEGSELTSNVLTDLDAFVSELSDK; from the coding sequence ATGAGTGAACTTTCTGTACAGATCAATATTGCCGGTAGATCCTACCCGCTGCGCATCAAACGTGAAGAAGAAGAAGGGCTCAGAAAGGTGGCCAAAGAGATTCAAGGTCACTTGGACAAACTCAGACAGACCTATGCGGTCAAAGACAATCAGGACCTTTTGGCCATGACACTGCTGGAGTACGCCAATCGCCTGGAATCCAAACGCATGGAGGAAGGGAGTGAGCTTACCTCCAATGTCTTGACCGACTTGGATGCCTTCGTCTCAGAACTCAGTGATAAGTAG